A single genomic interval of Meles meles chromosome 9, mMelMel3.1 paternal haplotype, whole genome shotgun sequence harbors:
- the SPEGNB gene encoding SPEG neighbor protein → MSKATSSKKTAAAAPPPGCTLDINDPQVQSAAIRIQASYRGHRSRKELREKGPPRVLEPLKDVVLIEGSAAKLTCRISAFPDPFIRWSKDGKELRDGPKYRYVFEDPDVVALVVRDGELADLGQYSINVTNPFGQCSDSARILVEVPAKIQKGPDNTKARKGTTVTLTAEIMGEPAPDVGWTKDGEDIEEDDRVFFEIGSTTTTLTIRRATPQDSGKYEVYVENSLGMDQSFARVDVA, encoded by the exons ATGTCCAAGGCAACTTCCTCCAAAAAAACAGCCGCTGCGGCCCCGCCTCCGGGATGTACCCTGGATATCAACGACCCCCAGGTCCAAAGCGCGGCCATTCGCATCCAGGCCTCTTACCGGGGCCATAG GTCCCGGAAGGAGCTTCGCGAGAAGGGGCCGCCACGAGTGCTGGAGCCGCTGAAGGACGTGGTGCTGATCGAGGGCAGCGCGGCCAAGCTGACTTGCCGCATTTCGGCTTTCCCCGACCCTTTCATCCGCTGGAGCAAAGACGGCAAGGAGCTGCGCGACGGGCCCAAGTATCGCTACGTCTTCGAGGACCCTGACGTGGTCGCCCTGGTGGTGCGCGACGGCGAGCTGGCAGACCTGGGCCAGTACAGCATCAACGTAACCAACCCCTTCGGCCAATGCTCTGACTCGGCGCGCATCCTCGTGGAAG TCCCTGCGAAGATTCAAAAGGGACCGGATAACACTAAAGCACGCAAAGGCACCACCGTGACGCTGACCGCGGAGATCATGGGCGAGCCTGCGCCTGACGTTGGCTGGACCAAGGACGGGGAGGACATCGAGGAGGATGACAG GGTGTTCTTCGAGATCGGCAGTACCACCACGACGCTGACCATTCGCCGGGCCACGCCCCAGGACAGCGGCAAGTACGAGGTGTACGTGGAGAACAGCCTGGGCATGGACCAGAGCTTTGCTCGAGTGGACGTGGCCTGA